In one window of Mercurialis annua linkage group LG4, ddMerAnnu1.2, whole genome shotgun sequence DNA:
- the LOC126678173 gene encoding pentatricopeptide repeat-containing protein At5g03800, whose translation MAITTTIIQTTPSPLLHSQTTPPFSSPTPPSSLFTKPHHHHHPRFSISTAQPPPSPIPTHHKNDLFSNPSVIDIDIDHLLYLLRISAKYTDINLARALHASILKLGDDTYLGNALIIAYSRLGLVSDAYHVFKGLSDPDVVSYNALVSCFVKGNQELKGIELFFRMRSSSIEANEYGFVSVLTACSRILKFELGFQIHGLLMKMGFVECVFVMNALMFLYGKAGFLDSVAQVFDETPQRDVATWNTMISSLVNESLYGKALDLFRDFCGTTSLRGDQFTLSSVLTACAEGCGLMGGREVHAHAFRIGLEANMSVNNALIKLYTKYGSLKEVVSVFERMPVRDVITWTEMIVAYMNFGSVQLAVELFEKMPERNSVSYNAMLSGFCNNGEGMMALGLFFKIIRDGLEVTDFTLTSLASACGMIMRVEISRQIHAFIIKFGIRSNPCIETALLDMYTRCGRMRDADKMLRGWPSNQENSIIRTSMLCGYARNGMPEEAISLFQQSVSEGTIVADEVTLTSILGVCGTLGFQGMGEQIHCHALKTGFVADVGVGNSIISMYSKCYNLKNANKSFNTMPAHDLVSWNCLISGYLLHRQGDEALAVWSRMEKEGIKPDSVTFVLVISAYNHTKSNLVEVCRCLFFSMENIYDIKPTSEHYASFVSVLGCWGLLEEAEEMINKMPFNPEVSVWRALLDSCRLHQNSSIGKRVAKHILTMEPQDPSTYALISNLYSASGRWHCSDIVRANMRERRIQKHPCRSWIILQKKVHSFYVRDKFHPCVKDIYSGLDVLILECLKAGYKPDTSFVLHEVEEHQKKDFLFYHSAKLAATYGLLVTRPGEPIRIVKNILLCGDCHAFLKFASSVTGREILLRDTSGFHHFSNGQCSCKDYWR comes from the coding sequence ATGGCTATTACTACCACTATTATCCAAACCACACCATCTCCTCTCCTCCATTCTCAAACTACTCCCCCATTCTCATCTCCCACTCCACCTTCTTCACTCTTCACCAAaccccaccaccaccaccaccctCGTTTCTCCATTTCCACCGCTCAACCTCCCCCGTCACCCATCCCCACTCACCACAAAAATGACCTCTTCTCTAACCCATCCGTCATCGACATCGACATTGACCATTTGCTATACTTGCTCCGAATTTCCGCCAAATACACTGATATCAACCTGGCACGAGCTCTACATGCTTCCATTCTCAAGCTCGGGGACGATACTTATCTGGGTAATGCGCTAATTATAGCTTACTCCAGGCTGGGTCTTGTTTCTGATGCTTATCACGTTTTCAAGGGTCTTTCTGACCCTGATGTTGTCTCTTACAATGCTTTGGTTTCTTGTTTTGTTAAGGGGAATCAAGAATTGAAAGGTATAGAGCTTTTTTTTAGAATGAGGAGTAGTAGTATTGAGGCTAATGagtatggttttgtttctgtTTTAACCGCGTGTAGTAGGATTTTGAAGTTTGAATTGGGTTTTCAGATTCATGGTTTGTTGATGAAGATGGGTTTTGTGGAGTGTGTGTTTGTTATGAACGCTTTAATGTTTTTGTATGGTAAGGCGGGTTTTTTGGACTCTGTCGCTCAAGTGTTTGATGAAACGCCTCAGAGAGATGTTGCAACTTGGAATACTATGATATCGAGTTTGGTTAATGAGTCGTTATATGGGAAAGCGTTAGACTTGTTTCGAGATTTCTGTGGAACTACTAGTCTTAGAGGTGATCAGTTTACTCTGTCGTCGGTGTTGACTGCTTGTGCCGAGGGGTGTGGTTTGATGGGAGGGAGAGAGGTTCATGCGCACGCCTTTCGGATTGGGCTAGAGGCGAATATGAGTGTTAACAATGCGCTTATAAAATTGTACACCAAGTATGGAAGTCTTAAAGAAGTGGTGTCTGTGTTTGAGAGGATGCCGGTGAGAGATGTAATTACTTGGACGGAAATGATAGTGGCATATATGAATTTTGGCTCTGTCCAGTTGGCGGTGGAGCTATTTGAGAAGATGCCGGAGAGGAATTCCGTTTCTTATAATGCTATGTTGTCTGGATTTTGTAACAATGGTGAAGGGATGATGGCACTAGGTTTATTTTTTAAGATCATCCGAGATGGACTAGAAGTAACTGATTTCACTTTGACCAGTCTCGCAAGTGCCTGCGGGATGATAATGAGAGTTGAAATTAGTAGACAAATTCATGCATTTATCATAAAGTTTGGTATTAGATCAAATCCTTGCATTGAAACAGCTTTGCTTGATATGTACACGAGGTGTGGTAGAATGCGTGATGCTGACAAAATGTTGCGTGGTTGGCCATCCAATCAGGAAAACTCAATAATTAGAACATCAATGCTATGTGGTTATGCTCGAAATGGTATGCCAGAAGAGGCAATTTCTCTTTTCCAGCAAAGCGTCTCAGAAGGAACTATAGTTGCAGATGAGGTTACTTTGACCTCAATCCTCGGTGTTTGTGGGACTTTAGGTTTTCAGGGTATGGGAGAGCAAATCCACTGTCATGCTCTTAAAACTGGATTTGTAGCTGACGTAGGAGTAGGAAATTCAATAATTAGTATGTATTCGAAGTGTTACAACTTGAAAAACGCAAATAAATCTTTCAACACCATGCCAGCGCATGATTTAGTCTCATGGAATTGTCTGATTTCTGGCTATCTCCTTCACAGGCAAGGAGATGAAGCCTTGGCTGTCTGGTCAAGGATGGAGAAGGAAGGTATAAAACCTGATTCAGTCACTTTTGTATTGGTCATTTCAGCATATAATCATACTAAATCAAATTTAGTTGAAGTCTGTCGTTGTTTGTTTTTCTCTAtggaaaatatttatgatattaaGCCCACTTCCGAGCATTATGCCTCCTTCGTCAGCGTTTTGGGATGTTGGGGTTTGCTTGAAGAAGCAGAGGAAATGATCAATAAAATGCCATTTAATCCTGAGGTTTCTGTTTGGCGAGCTTTGCTTGATAGTTGCAGACTTCATCAGAATTCAAGCATCGGAAAACGAGTTGCAAAGCATATACTTACGATGGAGCCACAAGATCCATCGACATATGCTCTTATTTCAAATCTGTATTCTGCATCTGGGCGGTGGCATTGCTCAGATATTGTCAGAGCCAATATGCGAGAGAGAAGGATTCAAAAGCACCCATGTCGAAGCTGGATTATTCTTCAGAAAAAAGTCCATTCATTTTATGTAAGAGATAAATTCCATCCCTGTGTAAAAGACATCTATAGCGGACTAGACGTATTGATCTTGGAATGCCTGAAAGCTGGATATAAGCCCGACACGAGCTTTGTTCTTCATGAAGTAGAAGAACATCAAAAGAAGGATTTCTTATTCTATCACAGTGCAAAACTAGCAGCTACTTATGGTCTTTTAGTAACCAGACCAGGAGAACCCATTAGAATTGTGAAAAACATACTTCTATGTGGGGATTGCCACGCATTCTTGAAATTCGCTTCATCTGTCACCGGAAGAGAGATTCTGTTAAGAGATACTTCCGGGTTTCATCATTTTTCAAACGGTCAATGCTCCTGCAAAGATTATTGGCGATAA
- the LOC126676792 gene encoding E3 ubiquitin-protein ligase UPL7 isoform X1: MDEPRKHQVSLRGASAKEISRDALLEKVYHERELRNYARRATASAHFVQRVWRRYIVTKKVALQLQEEWGNMLHHYNGPMTAPWISNSLLRPFLFFVRCLSVRHGKISSRDAFCMQSCFKILLESINCTDSRKNFCLLSVGSLEERRMWIYQAKKLICLCSFILAECDKSHAIGQDIFVLTSLALRFLVVLTDLKGWKSISNDSLEDADAVVNELVRFMGSCKSGLYMSIGRYINKLDIQFCSQTKDMVRSLQADDKFLITATAVTLSLRPFHASNFKITEANLPDMNSAFVQYILFILTIPRLTQRLPAVLVSALKHKSILSPCLQTLLILRDNLLTEMLQMDHLKSQHSSKVIPSVGWALANILCLAAGSENDFVDPGGLNQNLEYALYVHVVTILAESLLSWLHGSRWIKKDNQFPQVHGESSAEPVGEVLYENENTSSLNTCFMDLLRPASQQWHLTKLLALSNTDGHIQTDETSIVQALTAQNTKHLGKLELLDVAHFYSYMLRIYSIFNPPLGALPILNMLSFTPGYLVTLWGTLERLLFPGEVTAHSTSNILRNKNDGDSEKKQKQLNKEGGNKWVNILQKFTGKSQAGDGNNYSVDGKPSAQVEDDLQDIWDVKILRCGPQKTSKDISCLLHLFCATYSHLLLVLDDIEFYEKQVPFMLEQQKRIASMLNTLVYNGLAHNTGQESRSLLESAIKCLHMMYERDCRHQFCPPVLWLSPARKSRPPIAVAARTHESVLSNLKSDDSATAPSIGSIITTIPHVYPFEERVQMFREFVNMDKVSRKMAGEVTGPGSRAVEIVVRRSHIVEDGFRQLNTLGSKLKSSIHVSFVSECGIPEAGLDYGGLSKEFLTDISKAAFSPEYGLFSQTSTSERLIIPNPSARCLENGIQMIEFLGRVVGKALYEGILLDYSFSHVFVQKLLGRYSFLDELSTLDPELYRNLLYVKHYDGEVKDLFLDFTVTEESFGKRHVVELKPGGKDVCVTNENKMQYIHAIADHKLNRQILPFSNAFYRGLTDLISPSWLKLFNASEFNQLLSGGDFDIDVDDLRSNTRYTGGYSEGSRTIKLFWEVIKGFEPNERCMLLKFVTSCSRAPLLGFKHLLPSFTIHKVACDASLWATIGGQDVERLPSASTCYNTLKLPTYKRPSTLRAKLLYAISSNTGFELS; the protein is encoded by the exons ATGGACGAACCTCGCAAGCATCAG GTATCGTTAAGAGGAGCAAGTGCGAAAGAGATTTCCAGAGACGCACTTCTTGAAAAAGTGTATCATGAACGAGAGCTTCGTAATTATGCTAGACGAGCTACTGCTTCCGCACACTTTGTCCAG AGAGTTTGGAGGCGGTATATTGTGACGAAAAAGGTGGCCTTGCAGCTTCAAGAGGAATGGGGAAACATGTTGCACCATTACAATGGTCCAATGACTGCCCCTTGGATTTCCAACAGCCTTTTGAggccttttcttttctttgttcGATGTTTATCGGTTCGGCATGGGAAGATTTCCTCACGAGATGCATTCTGTATGCAGAGTTGCTTTAAGATTCTGTTGGAAAGCATAAATTGTACTG ATTCAAGAAAGAACTTTTGCTTGCTATCAGTGGGGTCACTTGAAGAAAGAAGAATGTGGATATACCAAGCAAAGAAGCTAATTTGTCTTTGCTCGTTCATCCTTGCCGAGTGTGATAAATCTCATGCAATCGGACAAGATATTTTTGTTCTTACCTCTTTAGCATTGCGTTTTCTGGTTGTCTTAACTGATCTGAAGGGCTGGAAAAGCATTTCCAACGATAGTCTTGAAGATGCAGATGCAGTAGTAAATGAGTTGGTTAGGTTTATGGGAAGCTGTAAAAGTGGCCTTTACATGTCTATCGGAAGATACATCAACAAATTGGATATTCAATTCTGTTCACAAACAAAAGATATGGTCCGGAGCCTCCAGGCAGATGATAAATTCTTGATTACTGCCACTGCAGTAACTTTATCTCTGCGACCATTTCATGCTTCAAACTTCAAAATAACTGAAGCCAACCTGCCAGACATGAACTCAGCTTTTGTTCAGTACATTTTGTTTATACTTACAATTCCTAGGCTTACTCAACGTCTGCCAGCTGTTCTTGTATCTGCTCTAAAGCACAAGTCTATTCTTTCACCATGCCTCCAGACTCTACTG ATTTTGAGGGATAATTTATTAACAGAGATGTTGCAGATGGATCATTTGAAAAGTCAGCATTCTTCCAAAGTGATTCCTTCTGTAGGCTGGGCTCTTGCAAACATTCTTTGCCTTGCTGCAGGAAGCGAGAATGATTTTGTGGATCCTGGAGGGCTCAATCAAAATCTAGAATATGCATTATATGTCCATGTTGTGACTATTCTTGCTGAGAGCTTATTGTCATGGCTTCATGGTAGTAGATGGATTAAAAAGGATAACCAATTTCCTCAGGTTCATGGTGAATCATCGGCAGAACCTGTTGGTGAAGTTTTATATGAGAATGAAAACACGTCTTCCTTGAATACGTGTTTTATGGATCTACTGAGGCCTGCTTCTCAGCAGTGGCATCTTACAAAACTTTTAGCACTCTCAAACACTGATGGCCATATTCAGACAGATGAGACTTCGATTGTACAGGCTCTGACTGCACAAAATACCAAGCACTTAGGGAAGTTGGAACTGTTGGATGTTGCACATTTCTATTCTTACATGCTTAGAATATATTCAATTTTCAACCCTCCACTTGGGGCATTGCCTATTCTTAATATGTTATCATTTACACCTGGATATCTTGTCACTTTGTGGGGAACACTAGAAAGGTTACTTTTTCCTGGGGAAGTTACTGCTCATTCCACAAGTAATATTTTGAGGAATAAAAACGATGGGGACagtgaaaaaaaacaaaagcagCTAAATAAAGAAGGAGGTAATAAATGGGTGAATATTCTCCAAAAATTTACTGGCAAGTCCCAAGCTGGTGATGGCAATAATTATTCAGTTGATGGGAAACCCAGTGCACAGGTAGAGGACGACTTGCAAGATATTTGGGATGTAAAAATTTTGCGGTGTGGTCCACAAAAAACTTCAAAAGATATTTCATGTCTACTTCATCTGTTCTGTGCCACGTACTCCCATCTGCTTTTGGTACTGGATGACATCGAGTTTTATGAAAAACAG GTCCCATTCATGTTGGAGCAGCAGAAAAGAATTGCATCCATGCTCAATACATTAGTGTACAATGGTTTGGCCCATAATACAGGTCAGGAGAGTAGATCTCTGTTGGAATCTGCAATCAAGTGCTTGCATATGATGTATGAAAGGGATTGCAGGCACCAGTTTTGCCCCCCTGTTTTGTGGCTTTCACCTGCTAGAAAGAGCCGACCACCAATTGCAGTTGCTGCCAGAACGCATGAAAGTGTCTTATCTAATCTGAAATCAGATGATTCTGCCACTGCTCCAAGTATAGGGTCAATAATTACTACTATTCCACACGTATATCCTTTTGAAGAAAG gGTTCAAATGTTTAGAGAATTCGTCAACATGGACAAAGTATCTCGAAAAATGGCTGGTGAAGTCACCGGACCGGGTTCTAGGGCAGTCGAGATTGTAGTTCGGCGGAGTCATATTGTTGAAGATGGATTCCGGCAATTAAACACACTTGGATCAAAATTAAAGTCATCTATTCATGTTTCATTTGTTAGTGAATGTGGCATTCCAGAGGCTGGCTTAGATTATGGTGGATTATCAAAGGAGTTTCTAACTGATATATCTAAAGCAGCTTTTTCCCCTGA GTATGGCCTATTCTCCCAAACATCAACCTCAGAAAGACTGATAATTCCTAATCCGAGTGCAAGATGTTTAGAGAATGGTATCCAGATGATTGAATTTCTTGGAAGAGTCGTCGGGAAAGCTCTTTATGAAGGAATATTGCTTGATTATTCCTTTTCACATGTTTTTGTACAGAAGTTGTTAGGTCGATACAGCTTTCTTGATGAACTATCAACACTTGATCCAGAACTGTACAGGAATCTCTTGTACGTGAAG CATTACGATGGTGAGGTCAAGGATCTCTTCCTGGACTTCACAGTTACTGAAGAATCATTTGGGAAACGGCATGTTGTTGAGCTTAAACCTGGTGGCAAAGATGTTTGTGTGACAAATGAGAACAAGATGCAGTATATCCATGCAATAGCAGATCATAAACTAAACCGACAG ATATTGcccttttcaaatgcatttTACAGGGGACTAACAGATCTCATATCACCATCTTGGTTAAAGTTATTTAATGCAAGTGAATTTAATCAG TTACTTTCAGGTGGTGACTTTGACATTGATGTTGATGATCTAAGAAGCAACACACGTTACACAGGTGGCTACTCTGAGGGGAGTCGAACCATCAAACTTTTCTGGGAG GTAATCAAAGGATTTGAACCAAATGAACGGTGCATGCTGCTTAAATTTGTCACCAGCTGTTCTCGGGCTCCATTACTTGGGTTCAAACACTTGCTGCCATCCTTTACCATCCATaag GTAGCATGTGATGCCTCTctttgggcaacaataggaggACAAGATGTGGAGCGCCTTCCATCAGCTTCTACGTGCTACAATACTCTCAAG CTTCCAACGTATAAACGTCCAAGCACTTTGAGAGCAAAACTTCTTTATGCAATCAGTTCCAATACTGGATTTGAACTTTCTTAG
- the LOC126676792 gene encoding E3 ubiquitin-protein ligase UPL7 isoform X2, producing the protein MWIYQAKKLICLCSFILAECDKSHAIGQDIFVLTSLALRFLVVLTDLKGWKSISNDSLEDADAVVNELVRFMGSCKSGLYMSIGRYINKLDIQFCSQTKDMVRSLQADDKFLITATAVTLSLRPFHASNFKITEANLPDMNSAFVQYILFILTIPRLTQRLPAVLVSALKHKSILSPCLQTLLILRDNLLTEMLQMDHLKSQHSSKVIPSVGWALANILCLAAGSENDFVDPGGLNQNLEYALYVHVVTILAESLLSWLHGSRWIKKDNQFPQVHGESSAEPVGEVLYENENTSSLNTCFMDLLRPASQQWHLTKLLALSNTDGHIQTDETSIVQALTAQNTKHLGKLELLDVAHFYSYMLRIYSIFNPPLGALPILNMLSFTPGYLVTLWGTLERLLFPGEVTAHSTSNILRNKNDGDSEKKQKQLNKEGGNKWVNILQKFTGKSQAGDGNNYSVDGKPSAQVEDDLQDIWDVKILRCGPQKTSKDISCLLHLFCATYSHLLLVLDDIEFYEKQVPFMLEQQKRIASMLNTLVYNGLAHNTGQESRSLLESAIKCLHMMYERDCRHQFCPPVLWLSPARKSRPPIAVAARTHESVLSNLKSDDSATAPSIGSIITTIPHVYPFEERVQMFREFVNMDKVSRKMAGEVTGPGSRAVEIVVRRSHIVEDGFRQLNTLGSKLKSSIHVSFVSECGIPEAGLDYGGLSKEFLTDISKAAFSPEYGLFSQTSTSERLIIPNPSARCLENGIQMIEFLGRVVGKALYEGILLDYSFSHVFVQKLLGRYSFLDELSTLDPELYRNLLYVKHYDGEVKDLFLDFTVTEESFGKRHVVELKPGGKDVCVTNENKMQYIHAIADHKLNRQILPFSNAFYRGLTDLISPSWLKLFNASEFNQLLSGGDFDIDVDDLRSNTRYTGGYSEGSRTIKLFWEVIKGFEPNERCMLLKFVTSCSRAPLLGFKHLLPSFTIHKVACDASLWATIGGQDVERLPSASTCYNTLKLPTYKRPSTLRAKLLYAISSNTGFELS; encoded by the exons ATGTGGATATACCAAGCAAAGAAGCTAATTTGTCTTTGCTCGTTCATCCTTGCCGAGTGTGATAAATCTCATGCAATCGGACAAGATATTTTTGTTCTTACCTCTTTAGCATTGCGTTTTCTGGTTGTCTTAACTGATCTGAAGGGCTGGAAAAGCATTTCCAACGATAGTCTTGAAGATGCAGATGCAGTAGTAAATGAGTTGGTTAGGTTTATGGGAAGCTGTAAAAGTGGCCTTTACATGTCTATCGGAAGATACATCAACAAATTGGATATTCAATTCTGTTCACAAACAAAAGATATGGTCCGGAGCCTCCAGGCAGATGATAAATTCTTGATTACTGCCACTGCAGTAACTTTATCTCTGCGACCATTTCATGCTTCAAACTTCAAAATAACTGAAGCCAACCTGCCAGACATGAACTCAGCTTTTGTTCAGTACATTTTGTTTATACTTACAATTCCTAGGCTTACTCAACGTCTGCCAGCTGTTCTTGTATCTGCTCTAAAGCACAAGTCTATTCTTTCACCATGCCTCCAGACTCTACTG ATTTTGAGGGATAATTTATTAACAGAGATGTTGCAGATGGATCATTTGAAAAGTCAGCATTCTTCCAAAGTGATTCCTTCTGTAGGCTGGGCTCTTGCAAACATTCTTTGCCTTGCTGCAGGAAGCGAGAATGATTTTGTGGATCCTGGAGGGCTCAATCAAAATCTAGAATATGCATTATATGTCCATGTTGTGACTATTCTTGCTGAGAGCTTATTGTCATGGCTTCATGGTAGTAGATGGATTAAAAAGGATAACCAATTTCCTCAGGTTCATGGTGAATCATCGGCAGAACCTGTTGGTGAAGTTTTATATGAGAATGAAAACACGTCTTCCTTGAATACGTGTTTTATGGATCTACTGAGGCCTGCTTCTCAGCAGTGGCATCTTACAAAACTTTTAGCACTCTCAAACACTGATGGCCATATTCAGACAGATGAGACTTCGATTGTACAGGCTCTGACTGCACAAAATACCAAGCACTTAGGGAAGTTGGAACTGTTGGATGTTGCACATTTCTATTCTTACATGCTTAGAATATATTCAATTTTCAACCCTCCACTTGGGGCATTGCCTATTCTTAATATGTTATCATTTACACCTGGATATCTTGTCACTTTGTGGGGAACACTAGAAAGGTTACTTTTTCCTGGGGAAGTTACTGCTCATTCCACAAGTAATATTTTGAGGAATAAAAACGATGGGGACagtgaaaaaaaacaaaagcagCTAAATAAAGAAGGAGGTAATAAATGGGTGAATATTCTCCAAAAATTTACTGGCAAGTCCCAAGCTGGTGATGGCAATAATTATTCAGTTGATGGGAAACCCAGTGCACAGGTAGAGGACGACTTGCAAGATATTTGGGATGTAAAAATTTTGCGGTGTGGTCCACAAAAAACTTCAAAAGATATTTCATGTCTACTTCATCTGTTCTGTGCCACGTACTCCCATCTGCTTTTGGTACTGGATGACATCGAGTTTTATGAAAAACAG GTCCCATTCATGTTGGAGCAGCAGAAAAGAATTGCATCCATGCTCAATACATTAGTGTACAATGGTTTGGCCCATAATACAGGTCAGGAGAGTAGATCTCTGTTGGAATCTGCAATCAAGTGCTTGCATATGATGTATGAAAGGGATTGCAGGCACCAGTTTTGCCCCCCTGTTTTGTGGCTTTCACCTGCTAGAAAGAGCCGACCACCAATTGCAGTTGCTGCCAGAACGCATGAAAGTGTCTTATCTAATCTGAAATCAGATGATTCTGCCACTGCTCCAAGTATAGGGTCAATAATTACTACTATTCCACACGTATATCCTTTTGAAGAAAG gGTTCAAATGTTTAGAGAATTCGTCAACATGGACAAAGTATCTCGAAAAATGGCTGGTGAAGTCACCGGACCGGGTTCTAGGGCAGTCGAGATTGTAGTTCGGCGGAGTCATATTGTTGAAGATGGATTCCGGCAATTAAACACACTTGGATCAAAATTAAAGTCATCTATTCATGTTTCATTTGTTAGTGAATGTGGCATTCCAGAGGCTGGCTTAGATTATGGTGGATTATCAAAGGAGTTTCTAACTGATATATCTAAAGCAGCTTTTTCCCCTGA GTATGGCCTATTCTCCCAAACATCAACCTCAGAAAGACTGATAATTCCTAATCCGAGTGCAAGATGTTTAGAGAATGGTATCCAGATGATTGAATTTCTTGGAAGAGTCGTCGGGAAAGCTCTTTATGAAGGAATATTGCTTGATTATTCCTTTTCACATGTTTTTGTACAGAAGTTGTTAGGTCGATACAGCTTTCTTGATGAACTATCAACACTTGATCCAGAACTGTACAGGAATCTCTTGTACGTGAAG CATTACGATGGTGAGGTCAAGGATCTCTTCCTGGACTTCACAGTTACTGAAGAATCATTTGGGAAACGGCATGTTGTTGAGCTTAAACCTGGTGGCAAAGATGTTTGTGTGACAAATGAGAACAAGATGCAGTATATCCATGCAATAGCAGATCATAAACTAAACCGACAG ATATTGcccttttcaaatgcatttTACAGGGGACTAACAGATCTCATATCACCATCTTGGTTAAAGTTATTTAATGCAAGTGAATTTAATCAG TTACTTTCAGGTGGTGACTTTGACATTGATGTTGATGATCTAAGAAGCAACACACGTTACACAGGTGGCTACTCTGAGGGGAGTCGAACCATCAAACTTTTCTGGGAG GTAATCAAAGGATTTGAACCAAATGAACGGTGCATGCTGCTTAAATTTGTCACCAGCTGTTCTCGGGCTCCATTACTTGGGTTCAAACACTTGCTGCCATCCTTTACCATCCATaag GTAGCATGTGATGCCTCTctttgggcaacaataggaggACAAGATGTGGAGCGCCTTCCATCAGCTTCTACGTGCTACAATACTCTCAAG CTTCCAACGTATAAACGTCCAAGCACTTTGAGAGCAAAACTTCTTTATGCAATCAGTTCCAATACTGGATTTGAACTTTCTTAG
- the LOC126676793 gene encoding GDSL esterase/lipase At5g03820-like — protein sequence MGFASEFCGIFCCLVVLASSLVNADPIVPALIIFGDSVVDAGNNNNLNTLVKANFPPYGRDFADHKPTGRFCNGKLATDFTAEYLGFESYPPAYLSQDAKGENLLTGVNFASAASGYYDGTARLYSAVTLTQQLNYYKEYQTKVASMVGNAKANDIFSGAIHLLSAGSSDFIQNYYINPLLNGVYSPEKFSDNLMTYYTTFIQTLYTLGARRIGVTNLPPTGCLPAAITIFGAGSNLCVERFNTDAVAFNDKLNTTSQGLVSTLPGLKLVVFNIYQPLLDMTVKPSDNGFFEGRRACCGTGTFETSVLCNARAMGTCSNATQYVFWDGFHPSEAANKVLAGDLLAQGFDLIS from the exons ATGGGGTTTGCTAGTGAATTTTGTGGCATATTCTGTTGCCTTGTTGTTCTTGCATCCTCACTGGTTAATGCTGATCCTATTGTTCCAGCCCTAATCATATTTGGAGACTCTGTTGTTGATGCgggtaataataataatctgaACACACTAGTCAAGGCCAATTTCCCTCCATATGGAAGGGATTTTGCTGATCACAAGCCAACTGGTCGATTTTGCAATGGAAAGCTAGCTACTGATTTTACTG CTGAGTATCTTGGGTTCGAGTCCTACCCACCAGCTTACCTTAGCCAAGATGCCAAAGGAGAGAACCTCCTGACTGGTGTTAACTTTGCATCTGCTGCTTCTGGTTATTATGATGGCACTGCCAGGCTATAT AGTGCTGTTACATTGACCCAGCAGCTAAATTACTACAAGGAGTACCAAACAAAAGTGGCAAGTATGGTAGGAAATGCCAAGGCCAACGACATATTTTCAGGTGCTATACATCTTCTAAGTGCAGGGAGCAGTGATTTCATTCAGAATTACTATATCAATCCTCTTCTTAACGGAGTCTACTCACCAGAAAAATTCTCTGATAATCTCATGACATATTACACTACTTTTATTCAG ACACTATATACACTGGGAGCACGAAGGATTGGTGTGACAAACCTTCCACCAACTGGGTGTTTGCCTGCTGCTATCACGATCTTTGGTGCAGGAAGCAACCTGTGTGTCGAAAGGTTCAACACGGATGCCGTTGCCTTCAATGATAAATTAAACACCACCTCTCAGGGTCTCGTAAGTACTCTCCCGGGCCTCAAACTCGTGGTCTTTAATATCTACCAGCCACTCTTGGATATGACAGTGAAACCTTCTGATAATG GGTTCTTTGAGGGGAGAAGGGCTTGCTGTGGAACAGGTACATTTGAGACCTCAGTATTATGCAACGCAAGGGCAATGGGAACATGCTCCAATGCTACCCAGTACGTGTTCTGGGATGGATTTCATCCATCTGAAGCTGCTAATAAGGTCTTGGCTGGTGATCTACTTGCACAGGGATTCGACCTTATTTCTTGA